TCTGGGATGCCTGTTTAAAGAACGGTTACGCCCGGGTGGCGGGCGGAGCAAATTCGCGGCCGAAATTGCCCGAGCGGCTGCAGAACCGCTACCATTGCAAGTTCGATTACTCCCATGACCGGTTAGGCCGTTATACCTGCGTCGGCTGCGGCCGCTGCATCGACGGCTGCGCCGGCAATATCGACATGAGGGAAGTTTACGCCGAGCTGGTCCGGCAAGTGCCGCTGACCGCGAAGCTGGAATAATATGGGCTGCAACGGACAAAATCCCTATCGGCCGGTCGAAGCGCGGACGGAAAAGGTCATCACCGAAACGTCCAACATCAAGACCTTTGTCTTCCGCCCGGCAGAACCGCTGACGTTCCTGCCGGGCCAGTTCATGCTGGTAACGGTGCCGGGGGTCGGCGAGTGCGCTTTTACTCCTTCTTCTGATTACAAGGTCACCGAAACACTGGAATTCACCATCATGAGGGCGGGCTCGGTCACCGGCCTGATCCATCAGCTGAAAGAAGGGGACACGGTCGGCTTGCGCGGCCCGTACGGCAAGCCGTATCCGCTGAAAGATTATCACGGCAAGGACGTTTACGTGGTCGGCGGGGGCGTCGGTCTGGCGCCGCTCCGGGCGCTGCTCTACGGGCTGAACCACGAGATCGACCACCTGAAAAAAGTCGAGGTCCGCTTCGGTTCCCGCTCGCCGCAGGACATCTGTTACCGGGACGACCTGCCGAACTGGCAGAAACGGAAAAAGACCAATCTGGTGATCTCGGTCGACACCGCGGCGCCCGGCTGGACCGGCAATGTCGGCCTGGTGACGACCATCCTCAAGGACGACGACGTGGACGTGAAGAACGCCGTCGCCGTCGTCTGCGGGCCGCCGATCATGATGAAGTTCGTCAACAAACGGCTGCTCGACATGGGCTTCGCGCCCAAGGACATTTACCTGTCGATGGAAAAGAACATGAGCTGCGGCGTCGGCAAATGCTTCCACTGCAACCTGGGGAAATACTTCGTTTGCCAGGACGGCCCGGTGTTCACGTGGGAGCAGATAAAGGATATTCCCGAACCATGGTAACAAAAAACTCAATTTGTTTGTTTTGTTCGCTCGGCTGCGGGGTCAGTTT
This window of the Candidatus Margulisiibacteriota bacterium genome carries:
- a CDS encoding FAD/NAD(P)-binding protein — protein: MGCNGQNPYRPVEARTEKVITETSNIKTFVFRPAEPLTFLPGQFMLVTVPGVGECAFTPSSDYKVTETLEFTIMRAGSVTGLIHQLKEGDTVGLRGPYGKPYPLKDYHGKDVYVVGGGVGLAPLRALLYGLNHEIDHLKKVEVRFGSRSPQDICYRDDLPNWQKRKKTNLVISVDTAAPGWTGNVGLVTTILKDDDVDVKNAVAVVCGPPIMMKFVNKRLLDMGFAPKDIYLSMEKNMSCGVGKCFHCNLGKYFVCQDGPVFTWEQIKDIPEPW